From a single Halobacteriovorax sp. DA5 genomic region:
- a CDS encoding transglycosylase domain-containing protein has protein sequence MVGLFGLCVIYSINTINDADLTRIITPKTPDTNSKTILFEEGSFVKKRDFLFFKANSRDERFNSVFFEKFDDEKRSILSVKESFELNSIRSNDCNYNRCLQYKINFYNIPIILSKGLIGIEDFRFLDHIGIDYISIIRAIIADIKAGALVQGGSTLTQQLVKNIYFTNEKSFSRKIKEAILAVYIDFKFDKSAILEAYFNEVYWGSLGGIRIKGVNTAAVLYFNKPISELDPYESAILVSMLKGPSYYHPIYRTDRLRGRADFIFNKLQSLDLFDQNTDYQWSDEKWENWKKQLSVFQDDSFYEAIYLTSTRVNKDPMLSEFRFFKTVLASKNLLRDLKGIEENLAVKIAFGNPKHKSFYYSKFERNVDKAFKEERHGVGSTLKPILFQIYLEQGHKIDDLVSTEPITLDLVSGKWTPSESHTPSASEYPISQALQESLNNPVVRLAHDIGFEKVEVILKDKIKHLKTPLAQYPAQLLGAIELSVDELYQLYEDFMLAQCRVGAGVYESLADPNQTTIRRMVKPALKQQHFFGKTGTSNNGFDNLFVGYDGHDLFTIWVGYEGVRTNKKGLRLYGSTTAFRLYQEIILYSGQRIASLACE, from the coding sequence ATGGTTGGATTATTTGGCTTGTGTGTCATTTATTCCATAAATACAATCAATGACGCAGACTTAACTAGAATTATTACTCCTAAAACACCTGATACGAATTCGAAAACTATTCTTTTTGAAGAGGGAAGTTTTGTTAAGAAACGTGACTTCTTATTTTTTAAGGCCAATTCACGTGATGAGAGATTTAACTCTGTCTTTTTTGAGAAGTTTGACGATGAAAAGAGGTCAATTCTAAGTGTGAAAGAAAGCTTCGAGTTAAATTCTATTAGAAGTAATGATTGTAATTACAACCGCTGTCTTCAATATAAAATTAACTTTTATAATATTCCTATTATCTTATCTAAAGGTCTTATTGGTATTGAAGATTTTCGTTTTCTTGATCACATAGGTATTGATTATATTTCTATCATTCGTGCGATAATTGCAGATATTAAAGCTGGTGCTCTTGTACAAGGTGGATCAACACTGACACAACAACTAGTAAAGAATATCTATTTTACAAATGAGAAGTCATTTAGCAGAAAGATTAAAGAAGCTATCCTGGCCGTTTATATTGATTTTAAATTCGATAAGTCAGCAATACTAGAAGCTTATTTCAACGAAGTGTATTGGGGAAGTCTTGGTGGAATTAGAATAAAAGGTGTGAACACAGCAGCTGTTTTATATTTTAATAAACCTATTTCTGAGTTAGATCCTTATGAATCAGCTATATTGGTCTCAATGTTAAAAGGGCCAAGTTATTATCATCCTATCTATCGTACAGATCGTCTTAGAGGGCGTGCTGATTTTATTTTTAATAAATTACAAAGCTTAGATCTTTTTGATCAAAACACAGATTATCAGTGGTCTGATGAGAAGTGGGAAAATTGGAAAAAACAATTATCTGTTTTTCAAGATGACTCATTTTATGAAGCGATATATTTGACATCGACTCGAGTTAATAAAGATCCAATGCTTAGTGAATTTCGATTTTTTAAAACAGTCTTAGCTTCTAAAAATCTTTTAAGAGATCTGAAAGGGATCGAAGAGAACTTGGCGGTTAAAATTGCTTTTGGAAATCCAAAGCATAAAAGTTTCTACTATTCTAAATTTGAAAGAAATGTTGATAAGGCCTTCAAAGAGGAACGTCATGGTGTAGGTTCAACACTAAAGCCAATCCTGTTTCAAATATACCTTGAGCAGGGCCATAAAATAGATGATTTAGTTTCAACGGAGCCGATAACTTTAGATCTTGTTAGTGGAAAGTGGACACCCTCGGAATCTCATACACCTTCTGCGAGTGAGTATCCTATTTCTCAAGCTTTACAAGAGTCCTTAAATAATCCAGTTGTTAGATTGGCCCATGATATTGGTTTTGAAAAAGTTGAAGTTATATTGAAGGATAAGATTAAACATCTTAAAACACCGTTGGCCCAATATCCTGCCCAGCTTCTTGGTGCCATTGAATTATCAGTTGATGAGCTCTATCAATTATATGAAGACTTTATGCTTGCGCAATGTCGAGTAGGGGCCGGAGTGTACGAGTCCCTTGCAGATCCAAATCAAACGACAATTAGAAGAATGGTAAAGCCAGCGCTTAAGCAACAACATTTCTTCGGGAAAACAGGAACATCTAATAATGGTTTTGATAATCTCTTTGTCGGTTATGATGGACATGATCTTTTTACGATCTGGGTCGGTTATGAAGGTGTTCGTACAAATAAGAAAGGTTTAAGATTATACGGAAGTACGACAGCTTTCAGACTTTATCAGGAGATTATTCTGTATTCAGGCCAACGAATTGCGTCTTTGGCATGCGAATAA
- a CDS encoding ribose-phosphate diphosphokinase — MMKRIVLVSGTSNPKLSSDISKILDVPLVDPQVIKFANGETFCEIEQNVRGADVFIIQSTCAPVNDNLMELLIMIDALKRASASSITAVIPHYGYCRQDRKASPRTPISAKLVADLITVAGASRVITMDLHSGQVQGFFNIPFDNIFASPVLLSHIKRELVTENTIFVSPDAGGVERARHYAKKCKCDIAMIDKRRTGKNVAKAMNIVGDVNGKDCIILDDMIDTAGTLIEACNALKDNGARSVVACATHPVFSGPAIERINKAESLNKVLVTNTIPLSKEARESGKIISVSAAEILAKSIHRTFNNDSVSSLFL; from the coding sequence ATCATGAAAAGGATCGTTCTCGTATCAGGCACGTCAAATCCAAAGCTTTCTTCCGATATCTCGAAAATCTTAGATGTTCCGTTAGTTGACCCCCAAGTTATTAAATTTGCCAATGGTGAAACATTTTGTGAAATCGAACAAAACGTTCGTGGTGCTGATGTCTTCATTATTCAATCAACATGTGCGCCGGTAAATGATAATTTAATGGAGCTTCTGATTATGATCGATGCTCTTAAGAGAGCGTCAGCGTCTTCGATTACAGCAGTTATTCCTCATTACGGATACTGTCGTCAGGATAGAAAGGCATCGCCGAGAACTCCTATTTCAGCAAAGCTGGTTGCCGATCTTATTACAGTTGCAGGCGCTAGTCGTGTTATTACAATGGACCTTCACTCTGGACAGGTTCAAGGTTTCTTTAATATTCCATTCGATAATATTTTTGCTTCTCCTGTTCTTCTTAGTCATATTAAAAGAGAACTTGTGACAGAAAATACGATCTTTGTTTCACCAGATGCTGGTGGAGTTGAGCGTGCTCGCCATTACGCTAAAAAGTGTAAGTGCGATATCGCTATGATCGATAAGCGTCGTACGGGAAAGAACGTTGCAAAGGCCATGAATATTGTGGGTGATGTAAACGGTAAGGACTGTATCATCTTAGATGATATGATTGATACTGCAGGAACACTTATCGAAGCTTGTAATGCTCTAAAAGATAATGGTGCAAGAAGTGTTGTGGCATGTGCTACGCACCCTGTATTTTCTGGGCCTGCTATTGAGCGCATCAATAAAGCAGAATCTTTAAATAAGGTTCTTGTGACAAATACAATTCCTCTGAGTAAAGAGGCGCGTGAGAGTGGAAAAATAATTTCTGTCTCGGCCGCTGAAATATTGGCCAAGTCGATTCATCGCACGTTTAATAACGACTCAGTTAGTTCATTATTTTTATAA
- the pth gene encoding aminoacyl-tRNA hydrolase codes for MNYLIVGLGNPGSEYKGTRHNIGWDVMNFIKPIKDLPFKEKFKGIWSSFETDEDKFYVLMPQTYMNLSGESVIPFAQYFKIEPENILVIHDELDLPWGTVAFKDGGGLAGHNGLKSIAGQLGHNNFKRLRMGIGRPQHGSVSDWVLGRYFGSEADFIDDYLEKASKAVECYVKSGFKTAIQRYKKKQLLDLSK; via the coding sequence ATGAATTATTTAATTGTTGGACTTGGAAATCCAGGTTCAGAATATAAAGGTACCAGACATAATATTGGCTGGGACGTAATGAATTTTATCAAGCCAATCAAGGACTTGCCTTTTAAAGAGAAATTTAAAGGAATTTGGTCTTCGTTTGAAACGGATGAAGATAAGTTCTACGTGTTAATGCCTCAAACTTATATGAATCTAAGTGGTGAGAGTGTTATTCCTTTTGCTCAATACTTCAAAATCGAACCAGAAAATATTTTAGTTATTCACGATGAATTAGATTTACCGTGGGGAACTGTTGCCTTTAAAGATGGTGGTGGCCTTGCGGGTCACAATGGTCTTAAGTCAATTGCAGGACAATTAGGTCATAACAATTTTAAGCGCTTACGTATGGGGATTGGACGTCCACAACATGGAAGTGTATCTGATTGGGTTTTGGGCCGCTATTTTGGTTCGGAGGCTGACTTTATTGACGATTACTTAGAAAAAGCTTCAAAAGCCGTTGAATGTTATGTAAAAAGTGGCTTTAAAACAGCGATTCAAAGATATAAAAAGAAACAATTACTAGATTTAAGTAAATAG
- the ychF gene encoding redox-regulated ATPase YchF: protein MALNCGIVGLPNVGKSTIFQALTSAPAEAANFPFCTIEPNIGIVNVGDIRMQKIAEIIGPQKVIPTIVEFVDIAGLVKGASKGEGLGNQFLGNIRQVNAIVHVVRCFDDTNVIHVHGEVNPVDDIETINMELALADLEVVQRKQANLPKLMKNQNKEIASKAKMLVPVLEKLTAHLEQGFAARTLEMDKEDIELTRDLNLITLKPTLYLCNVDEESVDEDNDYVKAVKEFAQKEGSRAIKICGKLESEIAALEDEADKKDFMEAAGIEISGLETLTHEAYNMLGLRTYFTAGVKEVRAWTFKEGAKAPEAAGVIHSDFERGFIKAEIYHYDDLIANGSEAKVKEAGKLRMEGKEYIVKDGDIIHFRFNV from the coding sequence ATGGCCCTAAATTGTGGGATTGTAGGACTTCCAAACGTTGGTAAATCAACGATTTTTCAGGCTCTAACTTCGGCTCCAGCTGAAGCAGCTAACTTTCCATTTTGTACAATCGAACCAAATATTGGGATTGTAAACGTTGGTGATATTCGTATGCAAAAAATTGCGGAAATCATTGGGCCACAAAAAGTTATTCCAACTATTGTTGAATTTGTTGATATTGCAGGTCTTGTAAAGGGTGCTTCAAAAGGTGAAGGTCTTGGTAACCAATTCCTTGGAAATATTCGTCAAGTAAATGCAATTGTTCACGTTGTACGTTGTTTTGATGACACTAATGTTATCCACGTTCACGGTGAAGTTAATCCAGTTGATGATATTGAAACAATTAATATGGAACTTGCTCTAGCTGACCTTGAAGTTGTTCAAAGAAAGCAAGCAAACCTTCCTAAGTTAATGAAAAACCAAAATAAAGAAATTGCATCAAAAGCAAAGATGCTTGTACCTGTTCTAGAAAAACTTACTGCTCATTTAGAGCAAGGTTTTGCTGCACGTACTCTTGAGATGGATAAGGAAGATATCGAGTTAACTCGTGATCTTAACCTAATTACTCTTAAGCCAACTCTTTATCTATGTAACGTAGATGAAGAGAGTGTTGATGAAGATAATGACTATGTAAAAGCAGTAAAAGAATTTGCACAGAAAGAAGGTTCTCGTGCAATTAAGATTTGTGGAAAGCTAGAGTCTGAAATTGCGGCACTAGAAGATGAAGCAGATAAGAAAGACTTTATGGAAGCTGCTGGAATTGAAATTTCTGGTTTAGAAACGCTTACTCATGAAGCATATAATATGCTTGGTCTTCGTACATATTTTACGGCCGGTGTTAAAGAAGTTCGTGCTTGGACTTTCAAAGAAGGAGCTAAAGCTCCTGAAGCTGCAGGTGTAATTCACTCAGACTTTGAAAGAGGATTCATTAAGGCAGAGATTTATCACTATGATGACTTAATTGCTAATGGATCAGAGGCGAAGGTTAAGGAAGCCGGAAAGCTTCGTATGGAAGGTAAAGAGTACATCGTAAAAGACGGTGATATTATTCACTTCCGTTTTAATGTTTAA
- a CDS encoding lytic transglycosylase domain-containing protein, with protein MSLLGKKFILLSLTASLSFTSFAKDSRSLKDKELTAARHISEIERILKRKKLPNHKINNAIKAIKDGGIFKNYLTHLEFLSDLKTSLKKDKYFSCNIKSHRTNRVEDEFVSNIRNYCFHTVNYLINDKYYNDIIADDENFSKAIQYLATSRNSLFISKLEEVDKESKIYQHIKKQLIEITLINGLKIDSKLYSHIDFDKDITLLFQNNLHRIKKNKLTITNEFIKQYRQLKNLVKNNEKKKANINEQLSKFLTFEKANEDYIYKKSSWKRVRYIGKLLLNNDDIANANRYFARSYEISYDDESKNESLFLLLWNSIKNENYKESIVTVQNYKLIDEFSNLYTKTKFWIAYSYMKDGNESLAKHLFKLMINGNPLSFYSIIAQDYLPEFDKNYVKSLYFHKNTVNLPKLELADFTQAKQRNIKESNIWHELKFVGKVDKLIYEFIRFNPETDIINRAKLDSLPLEEQRVAIFNYFLHHFKESGDFLSSFKLVSRTIDLNLIRPSKIDITTLFPVLHLDKIKDVNAEIDPLLVLSIIRQESAFNPNARSAVGALGLMQLMPATARQMTNFRKTDEILIPHRNIDAGVRYFKSLLNKFDGNIIYALSSYNAGPHKVTKWAKNLMDVEDPIFQIEQIPYKETRLYVKLIYRNFFFYNLMKDNYILEKSVASTFNAFPKKEAKREISSQL; from the coding sequence ATGAGTTTATTGGGTAAGAAGTTTATTCTTTTATCGTTAACGGCAAGCTTGTCATTTACAAGCTTTGCTAAAGATTCTCGTTCTCTTAAAGACAAAGAGCTTACAGCTGCACGTCACATCTCAGAAATTGAACGCATTTTAAAAAGAAAGAAATTACCTAATCATAAAATCAATAATGCAATTAAGGCCATTAAAGATGGTGGTATCTTTAAAAATTATCTCACTCACTTGGAGTTTTTAAGTGATCTAAAAACATCACTAAAAAAAGATAAGTATTTTTCATGTAATATTAAAAGTCACAGAACAAATCGCGTTGAGGATGAATTTGTTTCAAATATTAGAAATTACTGTTTTCACACTGTTAATTATTTAATTAACGATAAGTATTACAATGATATTATTGCTGATGATGAAAACTTCTCTAAGGCCATTCAATATCTTGCAACATCTCGAAACTCACTTTTCATTAGTAAACTAGAAGAAGTTGATAAAGAATCTAAAATTTATCAACATATTAAAAAACAGCTTATCGAAATAACTTTGATCAATGGGCTAAAGATTGATTCTAAGCTTTATTCACATATAGATTTTGATAAAGATATCACTCTTTTATTCCAAAATAATCTACATAGAATTAAGAAGAACAAATTAACCATTACGAACGAATTTATAAAACAATATCGCCAATTAAAAAATCTAGTAAAAAATAATGAGAAAAAGAAAGCAAATATCAATGAACAACTTTCAAAGTTTTTAACTTTTGAAAAAGCCAATGAAGACTATATTTATAAAAAGTCTTCATGGAAACGTGTTCGCTATATTGGAAAACTTCTTTTAAATAATGATGATATTGCCAATGCCAATCGTTACTTTGCACGCTCATATGAGATTAGTTATGATGATGAATCAAAAAATGAATCACTCTTCCTTCTACTTTGGAATTCAATAAAAAATGAAAACTATAAGGAAAGTATCGTAACAGTACAAAACTATAAATTAATAGATGAGTTTTCTAATCTATACACTAAGACAAAATTTTGGATTGCTTATAGTTATATGAAAGATGGGAATGAATCCCTTGCAAAACACTTATTCAAATTAATGATTAATGGAAACCCATTAAGCTTCTATTCAATTATTGCCCAGGACTATCTTCCTGAGTTTGATAAGAATTATGTTAAATCACTTTATTTCCATAAGAATACAGTTAATCTTCCCAAACTAGAATTAGCGGACTTCACCCAGGCCAAACAAAGAAATATTAAAGAATCAAATATTTGGCATGAGTTAAAATTTGTCGGAAAGGTTGATAAGTTAATTTATGAATTTATCCGTTTCAATCCTGAAACTGATATTATCAATAGGGCCAAGTTAGACTCTCTTCCATTAGAAGAACAACGTGTGGCTATATTTAATTACTTTCTTCATCATTTCAAAGAAAGTGGCGATTTTTTATCGAGTTTCAAACTCGTCTCAAGGACAATTGACTTAAATCTCATAAGGCCTTCAAAAATTGATATTACGACTCTCTTTCCGGTTCTACATCTTGATAAGATTAAAGATGTAAATGCTGAAATTGACCCGCTTCTAGTTTTATCGATTATCAGACAAGAAAGCGCATTCAATCCGAACGCACGTTCAGCAGTAGGCGCACTAGGACTAATGCAACTTATGCCAGCTACGGCAAGACAGATGACTAATTTTAGAAAAACAGACGAGATCTTAATTCCACATAGAAATATCGATGCTGGTGTACGCTACTTTAAGTCTCTACTTAATAAGTTTGATGGAAATATAATCTATGCATTATCTTCATATAATGCAGGTCCACACAAGGTAACAAAGTGGGCAAAGAATCTTATGGATGTAGAAGATCCTATTTTTCAAATTGAACAAATTCCATATAAAGAAACTCGTTTATACGTAAAGCTTATTTACCGAAATTTCTTTTTCTATAATCTAATGAAGGATAATTATATTTTAGAAAAGAGTGTAGCTTCTACTTTTAATGCCTTTCCTAAGAAGGAAGCGAAACGTGAAATATCATCTCAATTATAG
- a CDS encoding Mrp/NBP35 family ATP-binding protein, which yields MLNIEIVKSKLVEVNNPNTGKSLLDENRFKDIAIEDKKLTIVYNRDGITPAQKRDIEDSIVNSLSAIVSEDDLFIKTISTQEMPAQQQQKPQQQGAKLEVGHAKAAPQKRDIPGVKKIIAVSSGKGGVGKSTVSVNLALSLKNQGKKVGLLDADIYGPSIPMLLGQRDAKPLATDDKKIAPIEAHGIKFISFGLFIEEKDAVIWRGPMLGGVLNQFLFDVDWGELDYLVLDLPPGTGDVQLSIAQTLNLSGIVGVSTPQDVALLDSRKGFNMFEQVNIPVLGLIENMSYFAPDDMPEKKYYIFGEKGGADIANELGYPFLGEIPIEIALRESCDNGVPYMSNNSYESRPVWKAYSGIAKKIIEIENNDGEGKGFFSKIFKR from the coding sequence ATGCTAAATATTGAAATAGTTAAAAGTAAATTAGTTGAGGTTAATAACCCAAACACTGGAAAATCCCTATTAGATGAGAATCGTTTCAAGGATATTGCAATCGAAGATAAGAAGCTTACGATTGTTTATAATCGTGATGGCATTACTCCTGCACAAAAACGAGATATTGAGGATTCAATTGTTAATTCTCTTTCAGCTATTGTTAGTGAAGATGATCTCTTCATTAAAACTATTTCTACTCAAGAAATGCCAGCTCAGCAACAGCAAAAGCCCCAACAACAAGGTGCGAAGTTAGAAGTCGGTCACGCTAAGGCTGCACCTCAAAAACGTGATATTCCGGGCGTGAAGAAGATTATCGCTGTTTCATCTGGAAAGGGTGGTGTTGGGAAAAGTACAGTTTCTGTAAACTTAGCTCTATCTCTTAAAAACCAAGGAAAGAAAGTAGGTCTACTAGATGCCGATATTTATGGGCCATCTATTCCGATGCTTCTGGGTCAAAGAGATGCGAAGCCTCTTGCAACTGATGATAAGAAAATTGCCCCTATAGAAGCACATGGAATTAAATTCATTAGCTTCGGTTTATTCATTGAAGAAAAAGACGCTGTAATCTGGCGTGGGCCTATGCTCGGTGGGGTTCTAAATCAATTTCTTTTTGATGTTGATTGGGGTGAGCTTGATTACCTAGTATTAGATCTGCCTCCAGGAACTGGTGATGTTCAGTTATCAATTGCTCAAACTTTAAATCTAAGTGGGATTGTTGGTGTATCAACACCACAGGATGTTGCTCTACTTGATTCTAGAAAAGGCTTCAATATGTTTGAACAGGTCAATATTCCTGTTTTAGGACTTATTGAAAATATGAGCTACTTCGCACCAGATGATATGCCTGAGAAGAAATACTATATTTTCGGTGAAAAGGGTGGAGCTGATATCGCAAATGAGCTTGGTTATCCATTCTTAGGTGAAATCCCTATTGAAATTGCTTTACGTGAATCTTGCGATAATGGTGTGCCTTACATGTCTAATAATTCATACGAAAGTAGACCAGTATGGAAAGCATATTCCGGTATTGCAAAAAAGATCATTGAAATAGAAAATAATGATGGTGAGGGGAAAGGTTTTTTCTCAAAAATTTTCAAAAGGTAG